A genomic window from Thermococcus nautili includes:
- a CDS encoding DUF1616 domain-containing protein yields the protein MREPRGVWKYWDLVTLICLSVLLDILILAFPDSLARKALGLAFVLFFPGYAFITALFPERKELDNLERLALSFGLSIAIVPLIGLALNYTPWGIRLKPILISLTAFNIISALAAIYRRKNAIEPWIPWVTLEDIKRELEWETASRLDKALTVILIIAIVTSVGVLTYVVTHPKPGEAFTEFYILGPNGKASDYPTDLKVGQNATVIIGIVNHEHRNVTYYVQIWLVNLTWDNQTNTTIIHEMYPMPGWFNVTLPPVPVNIEGNWTPQFETNYTFSIDRPGRWQLWFLLFKDSQPRLPPAPQDGNYAETPARELILGAVNGTIQSLKLNIYVHE from the coding sequence TTGCGAGAGCCTCGGGGCGTATGGAAGTACTGGGACCTTGTGACGCTGATATGCCTCTCAGTCCTTCTGGACATCCTTATACTAGCCTTCCCAGACAGCCTCGCGAGAAAGGCCCTTGGTTTAGCGTTTGTGCTCTTTTTCCCAGGCTACGCATTTATTACCGCCCTATTTCCAGAGAGAAAAGAGCTCGATAACCTTGAGAGGCTCGCCCTGAGCTTCGGACTCAGCATAGCGATAGTTCCGCTCATCGGTTTGGCCCTGAACTACACCCCCTGGGGGATAAGGCTGAAGCCAATTCTAATCAGCCTAACTGCATTTAACATTATCTCCGCCCTCGCGGCAATTTACAGGAGGAAAAACGCAATTGAACCCTGGATTCCCTGGGTAACCCTGGAAGACATAAAACGGGAACTGGAGTGGGAGACCGCGAGCAGGCTCGATAAAGCCCTCACCGTGATTCTGATAATCGCAATTGTGACCTCCGTAGGAGTCTTGACCTATGTTGTGACCCATCCCAAGCCCGGAGAAGCTTTCACGGAGTTCTACATCCTCGGTCCAAACGGAAAAGCGAGCGACTACCCAACAGACCTCAAAGTCGGACAGAATGCAACGGTAATCATTGGCATCGTCAACCACGAGCACAGAAACGTGACATACTACGTTCAAATTTGGCTCGTGAACCTGACCTGGGACAACCAAACAAACACGACGATAATCCATGAGATGTATCCAATGCCCGGATGGTTTAACGTAACCCTCCCACCAGTTCCAGTCAACATCGAGGGCAACTGGACACCCCAATTCGAGACCAACTACACGTTCAGCATAGACAGACCCGGCAGGTGGCAGCTGTGGTTCCTCCTGTTCAAAGACAGCCAGCCAAGACTTCCCCCCGCACCGCAGGATGGAAACTACGCTGAGACCCCCGCAAGAGAGCTCATTTTGGGGGCCGTCAACGGAACAATTCAGAG
- a CDS encoding carboxypeptidase-like regulatory domain-containing protein has product MKKVSAILLLLLSLTMIPPSSAGSPLSTPYYVYYGNLLNRTASLLSGVLEGNASVGDALELLSVANSTYFTLLSYNASNDVLTLARSFVELEKGVLLIVNGSTSLNSSLSSGNYEVARQHIASVVDGISLVRNSLQIISEFSFGVNGSEASLNTTALDELVVEISREFRSKENAVNEAAGLRFSIFVSKARPFVGENVTIFGYAPNMSRVVLHIGNYSVLLPVAEGKFSYVYSFPSTGVYEVYAVGTNATGEHRSNTVEVEVLRVPVFITFGTCANLSGVCGYVSDALGNPLKNAPLVVRWGSTARGVFTDRDGQFFVPLKTTGPVWVDVLYFGDEVHSPASAFTEFVPQRVPLIIKLSVSKVSPFSGEATVEGRLLPSPGGLIALDVYVDGSFYSRLFVSKGEFTLTIPTGSRPHEVYVVFRGNQRYLPARSNTLVITPPLIPMARVALFVSLLVIAFLAYRMFGRESSGSPERVEKPDSGSLEWGLKERAFSSVREVYVLVYSALLRLRGLPRSTTPRELLGEFRRFPFGKDLLTLTTLHELEVYRGIKAKASTVRGAVRTASRVLLSAIIGDEL; this is encoded by the coding sequence ATGAAGAAGGTTTCCGCAATCCTGTTGCTGTTGCTTTCCCTAACGATGATTCCCCCCTCCTCGGCGGGCTCACCTCTGAGTACTCCTTACTACGTGTACTATGGCAATCTCCTCAACAGGACAGCTTCCCTTCTCTCTGGGGTGCTGGAGGGCAACGCCTCAGTGGGAGATGCCTTGGAGCTGCTCTCCGTTGCGAATTCCACGTATTTTACGCTTCTCTCCTACAACGCTTCAAACGATGTCCTTACCCTCGCCCGCTCCTTCGTTGAGCTTGAGAAGGGTGTTCTGCTGATAGTTAACGGGAGCACTTCCCTCAACTCCTCACTTTCGAGCGGGAACTACGAGGTAGCGAGGCAGCACATAGCATCTGTTGTGGATGGCATCTCCCTCGTTAGAAACTCCCTTCAAATTATCTCTGAGTTTTCCTTCGGCGTTAACGGTAGTGAAGCTTCCCTTAACACGACTGCCCTTGATGAGCTTGTTGTCGAAATCTCGCGCGAATTCCGTTCAAAGGAGAACGCCGTCAACGAAGCTGCCGGGTTGAGGTTCTCTATATTCGTTTCCAAGGCAAGACCTTTCGTTGGGGAAAACGTTACAATCTTTGGGTACGCCCCCAATATGAGCCGGGTTGTTCTCCATATTGGCAACTACTCGGTTCTCCTTCCGGTTGCTGAGGGGAAGTTCTCTTACGTGTACTCTTTCCCCTCCACTGGGGTTTACGAGGTCTACGCGGTTGGTACAAACGCAACCGGGGAGCACCGCTCGAACACGGTTGAGGTTGAGGTTCTCCGCGTTCCGGTCTTCATTACCTTCGGCACCTGCGCAAACCTCTCCGGTGTGTGCGGCTACGTTAGCGATGCCCTGGGCAACCCACTCAAAAACGCTCCCCTGGTGGTTCGCTGGGGAAGCACCGCTAGGGGTGTCTTCACGGATAGGGATGGGCAGTTTTTTGTTCCACTTAAAACAACCGGCCCGGTATGGGTGGACGTTCTCTACTTCGGAGATGAAGTTCACTCCCCCGCGAGTGCCTTTACAGAGTTCGTTCCCCAGAGGGTTCCCCTCATAATAAAGCTCTCCGTCTCCAAAGTTTCCCCCTTCTCCGGAGAAGCAACCGTTGAGGGGCGCCTGCTTCCGTCTCCCGGGGGTTTGATTGCCCTCGACGTTTACGTGGATGGTTCCTTTTACTCCCGCCTCTTCGTTTCGAAGGGGGAGTTCACGCTCACAATACCAACAGGAAGCAGACCCCATGAAGTCTACGTAGTTTTCAGGGGAAACCAGAGATACCTGCCCGCCAGGTCAAACACCTTAGTGATAACTCCCCCGCTGATTCCGATGGCAAGGGTTGCCCTTTTCGTGTCCCTGCTCGTCATAGCGTTCCTTGCGTACCGTATGTTTGGCAGGGAGAGTTCAGGCTCCCCTGAGCGGGTGGAAAAACCGGACTCGGGCTCGTTGGAGTGGGGCTTGAAGGAAAGGGCTTTCTCCTCCGTGCGTGAGGTTTACGTCCTCGTTTACAGCGCCCTGCTGAGGCTCCGGGGATTGCCCAGGTCTACGACGCCCAGAGAGCTCCTCGGTGAGTTTAGACGGTTCCCGTTTGGAAAGGATTTGCTCACCCTCACGACCCTTCACGAGCTTGAGGTTTACAGAGGGATTAAGGCGAAGGCCTCAACGGTTCGCGGTGCGGTTAGAACTGCTTCGAGGGTTCTGCTATCGGCGATAATCGGTGATGAGCTGTGA
- a CDS encoding DUF4350 domain-containing protein — protein MRRVAYALLLIVGIALIVMPLSVPRFKSDAPYSVLNTGPDGTSRFGALLYHSGKVVPVLFPYSSFSEGNATLVMIEPDVSLGAGELEVLRSFIEKGGTLLLATDSDVGNSILRELGLKQRVSSEKALTITFLNGLPATREVLGSLARGVPFVALREPSVILGAQNPILFTSNATMFRGSYGRFPLADEVPYGKGRIIIISDPGIFTNALFDENEPFLRNLIAGLPKTFYIDEAHHRDLNPYSSGTVVIQRAVNRKLVFYYVLFVALVVFFVESGLALRFLAWSLGLVFSILEKLFGSEESLEDILRRLEARGYDGDKLKRLIEEIETGSKLGGAHGR, from the coding sequence GTGAGAAGGGTGGCGTACGCTCTGCTCCTCATAGTAGGGATTGCCCTCATAGTTATGCCCCTGAGCGTTCCCAGGTTTAAGAGTGATGCCCCCTACAGCGTTCTGAACACTGGGCCAGATGGAACTTCAAGGTTTGGAGCGCTCCTGTACCACTCCGGCAAGGTAGTTCCCGTGCTCTTCCCCTACTCCTCGTTCTCTGAGGGAAACGCGACGCTCGTTATGATAGAGCCCGATGTCTCGCTTGGGGCGGGTGAACTCGAGGTGCTTCGTTCGTTCATTGAAAAGGGGGGCACGTTGCTACTCGCCACGGACTCTGACGTGGGAAACTCCATACTTCGGGAGCTGGGTTTAAAGCAGAGGGTCTCCAGTGAGAAAGCGCTCACGATAACGTTCCTCAACGGCCTCCCCGCTACACGGGAGGTTTTGGGTTCCCTTGCGAGGGGCGTCCCCTTCGTGGCCCTTCGCGAGCCTTCTGTTATCCTCGGGGCTCAGAATCCCATCCTCTTCACCAGCAACGCGACGATGTTCAGGGGTTCCTACGGACGGTTCCCCCTCGCCGATGAGGTGCCCTACGGGAAAGGGCGGATAATCATAATTTCGGACCCTGGGATTTTCACGAACGCCCTCTTTGACGAGAACGAGCCGTTTCTCAGAAACCTCATTGCGGGGCTCCCCAAGACGTTCTACATAGACGAGGCACACCACCGCGACCTGAACCCGTACTCCTCCGGAACCGTCGTCATACAGAGGGCCGTCAACAGGAAGCTGGTGTTCTACTACGTTCTTTTCGTTGCGCTCGTCGTGTTCTTTGTTGAATCCGGCCTCGCGCTTCGCTTCCTTGCGTGGTCTCTGGGTCTGGTTTTCTCAATCCTTGAGAAGCTCTTCGGGTCGGAGGAGAGCCTTGAGGACATCCTCCGGAGGCTTGAGGCCAGGGGCTACGACGGGGATAAGTTAAAAAGACTGATTGAGGAAATCGAGACCGGCTCAAAACTGGGTGGTGCTCATGGACGGTAA
- a CDS encoding AAA family ATPase, producing MDGKTFITNLKRELSKAVVGKEDVIELLAVALLTEGHVLLEGIPGVAKTTVAKAFASATGLTFSRIQFTPDLLPADIIGVRYYDQKVKDWVVKKGPIFANVVLADEINRAQPKTQSALLEAMQERQVTIEGETHQLPRPFLVIATMNPLEQEGVYPLPEAQIDRFMLKVEMGYPSREEELALLRRKSTNDFGDVRPVVGGSELFRLMEGVRKVTVSDEVIEYIYALISATRSDERLLFGASPRAGEHLLYAAKASAFLDGREYVIPDDVKKMTLPVLAHRLVLRVDYELEGLKPRDVLMDILKRTPVPV from the coding sequence ATGGACGGTAAAACCTTCATAACTAACCTCAAACGGGAGCTCTCAAAGGCTGTGGTTGGCAAAGAGGACGTTATAGAGCTCCTCGCAGTTGCACTGCTAACCGAGGGACACGTTCTCCTTGAGGGAATCCCGGGCGTCGCAAAGACGACCGTTGCCAAGGCCTTTGCTTCCGCGACTGGTCTCACTTTCTCGAGGATACAGTTCACCCCGGACCTCCTCCCCGCTGATATAATCGGCGTCCGCTACTACGACCAGAAGGTCAAAGACTGGGTTGTTAAAAAAGGGCCTATATTTGCAAACGTCGTTCTTGCCGACGAGATAAACCGCGCCCAGCCGAAAACCCAGTCAGCGTTGCTTGAGGCGATGCAGGAGAGGCAGGTCACCATAGAGGGAGAAACGCACCAGCTTCCCAGGCCCTTCCTTGTGATAGCGACCATGAATCCCCTTGAGCAGGAGGGTGTTTACCCCCTTCCTGAGGCCCAGATTGACAGGTTCATGCTCAAGGTCGAAATGGGCTACCCGAGCAGGGAGGAGGAGCTTGCGCTCTTGAGGAGAAAGAGCACCAACGACTTCGGCGATGTTCGTCCGGTCGTCGGGGGAAGCGAACTTTTCAGGCTCATGGAGGGGGTAAGGAAAGTTACAGTCAGCGATGAGGTCATAGAGTACATCTACGCCCTCATCTCCGCCACCAGGAGTGACGAGAGACTGCTCTTCGGCGCCTCCCCAAGGGCAGGGGAGCACCTCCTCTACGCCGCCAAGGCGAGTGCCTTCCTCGACGGCAGGGAATACGTCATCCCTGACGACGTGAAGAAGATGACACTCCCGGTTCTCGCACACAGGCTCGTGCTTAGGGTGGACTACGAGCTCGAAGGTCTTAAGCCCAGAGACGTCCTCATGGACATCCTCAAGAGAACGCCGGTGCCGGTGTAG
- a CDS encoding DUF58 domain-containing protein, whose product MKREDFIVMTAFLLMLEGYLSGNVLPGFLGLAMLIYLLLLRSSTEFAVSASAAFPEGPLEAGKEYLLELRVKNSGSIVRLRPEVSARGLSVEFPESFFVEGEEKTLAGRMKVLEKGEVSIERIALRVEEWRGLYFDELTLGGARFQAYPSLEELREEARVERNLRLAELYRTGRFFGLESLDFKDLREYQHGDDFRRIDWKASLRLGELIVREFLREDNVDVYIFLDNTREMRKGIRRAKIDYGSTLVLQLASALLDNYNVGLVVYDEVSAKLLPARKGQAQLEAIRRSLGIKHEEKAMSLRFEFSASVGSRAREFLKKVLPMMKGRKGSPGIFEALSLLKGPAFIILITDLSNPRNVYRAVSEARKRHRVLILSPNPILFYSGTLDEKTLERLYKAYEERERLIKRFNALVPTIDLGPSDYLREIARVM is encoded by the coding sequence ATGAAGAGGGAAGACTTCATTGTGATGACTGCGTTCCTCCTCATGCTTGAGGGCTACCTTTCGGGCAACGTCCTCCCCGGGTTTCTCGGCCTGGCGATGCTAATCTATCTGCTCCTCCTCCGCTCGTCTACGGAGTTCGCCGTCAGCGCATCCGCGGCTTTTCCGGAAGGGCCCCTTGAGGCCGGTAAGGAGTATCTCCTGGAGCTCAGGGTTAAGAACTCGGGTAGCATCGTCCGGCTTCGTCCTGAGGTTTCTGCGAGGGGCTTGAGCGTTGAGTTCCCGGAGTCCTTTTTCGTTGAGGGCGAGGAGAAAACCCTGGCCGGTCGTATGAAGGTGCTTGAGAAGGGCGAGGTTTCGATAGAGAGAATCGCGCTCAGGGTCGAGGAATGGCGCGGGCTCTACTTCGACGAGCTGACCCTTGGGGGGGCCAGGTTTCAGGCGTACCCTTCGCTGGAGGAGCTGAGGGAGGAGGCGAGGGTTGAGAGAAACCTCCGCCTAGCCGAGCTTTACAGGACAGGGCGCTTCTTCGGTCTCGAGAGCCTCGACTTCAAGGATTTGAGGGAGTACCAGCACGGCGACGATTTCAGGAGGATAGACTGGAAGGCCAGCCTCCGCCTCGGTGAGCTCATAGTCAGGGAGTTCCTCAGGGAGGACAACGTTGACGTTTACATATTCCTCGATAACACCAGGGAGATGAGGAAGGGAATAAGGCGGGCGAAGATTGACTACGGCTCAACCCTTGTTCTCCAGCTTGCTTCGGCACTGCTCGACAACTACAACGTTGGACTCGTCGTTTACGACGAGGTGAGCGCCAAACTGCTGCCCGCGAGGAAGGGGCAGGCTCAGCTCGAAGCCATCAGGAGGAGCCTGGGCATAAAGCACGAGGAGAAGGCCATGAGCCTCAGGTTCGAGTTCTCAGCCAGCGTGGGTTCCAGGGCCAGGGAGTTCCTCAAAAAGGTGCTTCCAATGATGAAGGGCAGAAAGGGCTCACCCGGAATCTTTGAGGCGCTCTCACTCCTTAAAGGTCCGGCGTTTATAATCCTCATAACCGACCTCAGCAACCCGAGGAACGTTTACAGGGCCGTTTCCGAGGCCAGGAAGAGGCACAGGGTTCTAATCCTCTCTCCAAATCCGATTCTGTTTTACTCGGGAACGCTTGACGAGAAAACCCTTGAGAGGCTTTACAAAGCTTATGAGGAGCGGGAGAGGCTTATAAAACGCTTCAACGCCCTCGTTCCCACGATTGACCTCGGGCCGAGCGACTACCTGAGAGAGATAGCGAGGGTGATGTGA
- a CDS encoding UDP-glucose dehydrogenase family protein, whose protein sequence is MRVSVIGSGYVGLVTGMGFVKLGNEVIFVDVDERKIEMINKAQPPIYEEGLEELMREFRGKYRATKDYREAILNSDVTFIAVGTPSREDGSIDLTYIEQASREIGRALREKDDYHVVVVKSTVLPGTTENVVKPIIEKESGKKAFKDFGLAMNPEFLREGVALKDFLNPDRIVIGVLDERTREVLGELYAPIDAPKLFTDIKTAEMIKYASNAFLATKISFANEIGNICKRLGIDSWKVFEGVGLDHRISPYFFRTGIGWGGSCFPKDVKALIRKAEEIGENPIILKAVVEVNERQPLKLIELLRRHVPELRGKTIGVLGLAFKPDTDDVRETRAYVIIKKLLEAGARVVAYDPKAMGNFKRFYPDVGDRIEYAKSGEEVLGRSDAILIVTEWREFEELDYSGKIVIDGRRVRKAEKTAKTYEGVCW, encoded by the coding sequence ATGAGGGTTTCGGTTATCGGTTCGGGTTACGTTGGTCTGGTAACTGGGATGGGTTTTGTCAAGCTGGGGAACGAAGTCATCTTCGTGGACGTTGACGAGAGGAAAATCGAGATGATAAACAAGGCTCAACCCCCAATTTACGAGGAAGGCCTCGAAGAACTCATGAGAGAATTCAGGGGAAAGTACCGGGCAACCAAGGACTACCGTGAGGCCATCCTCAACTCGGACGTGACTTTTATTGCCGTTGGAACTCCATCGCGCGAGGACGGGTCAATCGACCTGACTTACATCGAGCAGGCTTCGAGGGAAATCGGAAGGGCCCTCCGCGAGAAGGATGACTATCACGTTGTCGTCGTCAAGAGTACTGTTCTTCCCGGGACAACCGAGAACGTCGTCAAGCCCATAATCGAAAAGGAGTCGGGCAAAAAGGCTTTCAAAGACTTCGGCCTTGCGATGAATCCTGAATTCCTGCGTGAGGGCGTGGCTTTGAAGGACTTCCTCAACCCGGATAGGATTGTAATTGGAGTCCTGGATGAGCGGACGAGGGAGGTTTTGGGGGAGCTTTACGCGCCTATTGACGCGCCTAAACTCTTCACGGACATTAAGACTGCTGAGATGATTAAGTACGCTTCAAACGCCTTCCTGGCAACAAAAATTAGCTTTGCCAATGAGATTGGGAACATTTGTAAGAGGCTTGGCATTGACTCGTGGAAGGTGTTTGAGGGTGTTGGGTTGGACCATAGGATTAGTCCGTACTTCTTCAGGACGGGAATTGGTTGGGGTGGCTCGTGCTTCCCGAAGGACGTTAAGGCACTCATCAGGAAGGCGGAAGAAATTGGAGAGAATCCCATCATCCTTAAAGCCGTTGTTGAGGTTAATGAGAGGCAGCCGTTGAAGTTGATTGAGCTCCTCAGGAGGCATGTCCCCGAGTTGAGGGGTAAGACCATTGGCGTTCTCGGTTTGGCGTTTAAGCCGGACACGGATGATGTTAGGGAGACGAGGGCGTATGTTATTATCAAGAAGCTCCTTGAGGCGGGTGCGAGGGTTGTTGCTTACGACCCTAAGGCGATGGGGAATTTCAAGCGCTTTTATCCGGACGTTGGTGATAGGATTGAGTACGCGAAGTCGGGGGAGGAGGTTCTCGGGAGGAGTGATGCCATCCTCATTGTAACCGAGTGGAGGGAGTTTGAGGAGCTGGATTACTCTGGGAAAATCGTGATTGACGGGAGGCGTGTAAGGAAGGCCGAAAAGACCGCAAAAACCTACGAGGGGGTATGCTGGTGA
- the galU gene encoding UTP--glucose-1-phosphate uridylyltransferase GalU, with amino-acid sequence MRVRKAVIPAAGLGTRMLPITKSMPKEMLPIVDKPVIHYVVEEAIKAGIDDILIITGKGKRAIEDYFDRSFELEFYLREKGKLEELRQIEEIGEMVDIYYVRQKKPLGLGDAIRYAEKHVNGEPFAVLLGDDIIFNGTPAIKQLMEVFERLNAPILGVERVSWEDVRRYGVINGKELQRGLYEVKDLIEKPSTEEAPSNIAIVGRYILTPEIFDALRSVHPDKSGEIQLTDALRLLVSRDARVYASEIEGRRYDVGTKLGFIRANIEVALARQDLGGDVERYLRELLR; translated from the coding sequence GTGAGGGTTAGAAAAGCCGTTATTCCAGCGGCTGGACTCGGCACTAGAATGCTCCCAATAACGAAATCGATGCCAAAAGAGATGCTTCCAATAGTTGACAAGCCCGTCATCCACTACGTTGTTGAGGAAGCCATCAAGGCCGGAATCGATGACATTCTTATAATTACTGGAAAGGGAAAGCGCGCTATAGAGGATTACTTCGACAGGAGCTTTGAGCTGGAGTTCTATCTGAGGGAAAAGGGAAAGCTTGAGGAACTGAGGCAGATTGAAGAAATCGGGGAGATGGTTGACATATACTATGTCCGTCAGAAGAAGCCCCTTGGCCTCGGGGATGCTATTCGGTATGCAGAAAAGCACGTGAACGGAGAACCCTTTGCAGTTCTCTTAGGGGACGACATTATTTTTAACGGAACACCGGCAATTAAACAGCTGATGGAGGTATTTGAACGTTTGAATGCCCCCATCTTGGGTGTAGAGAGAGTCTCGTGGGAAGATGTTCGCAGATATGGTGTTATCAATGGAAAAGAGCTTCAAAGGGGTCTTTATGAGGTTAAGGATTTGATTGAAAAACCCTCCACAGAGGAGGCACCAAGTAACATCGCAATTGTTGGCCGTTACATCTTAACCCCAGAAATCTTCGATGCCCTTAGGTCTGTGCATCCTGATAAAAGCGGGGAGATTCAACTAACTGATGCGCTGAGATTGCTGGTGAGCAGGGACGCTAGGGTATACGCCTCAGAAATTGAGGGAAGAAGATACGACGTGGGAACAAAATTAGGATTTATAAGAGCAAACATTGAAGTTGCTCTGGCCAGACAAGACTTGGGAGGCGATGTTGAAAGGTATCTCAGAGAACTATTGAGGTGA
- a CDS encoding glucose-1-phosphate thymidylyltransferase → MKALILSGGHGTRLRPLTYSQQKQLIPVANKPVLFYAIEDVIEAGIKEIGIIVGPNAKQVKETVLSRDWDAEIEFIYQGNPKGLAHAILVARDFLGDDDFVMYLGDNILREGIVRHREHFEKGNYDASILLTEVPDPRQFGVAELSEDGKTIKRLVEKPKNPPSNLALVGIYFFKPVIHEAVQNIKPSWRNELEITDAIQWLIDHGYRVGWTKVTGWWKDTGKPEDLLDANRLILDDLKPDVRVQTEARIHGRVVIGEGSEIDENTVIKGPVIIGRNVRIRNSYIGPYTSIGDNVIIENTEIEDSIVLPDSEIRNAGRIVESVIGRGVKIQKGNTHPFGKKLVVGDNSRIIL, encoded by the coding sequence ATGAAGGCACTTATTCTCTCTGGCGGTCACGGAACCCGACTTAGACCCTTGACGTACTCCCAGCAGAAGCAACTAATTCCAGTTGCCAACAAGCCAGTGTTGTTCTACGCCATCGAGGACGTTATCGAAGCCGGAATTAAAGAAATTGGAATAATAGTCGGCCCAAACGCCAAACAGGTAAAAGAGACCGTCTTAAGCAGGGATTGGGACGCGGAGATAGAGTTCATCTATCAGGGAAACCCGAAGGGTCTGGCCCACGCAATACTCGTTGCAAGGGACTTTCTGGGCGACGATGACTTTGTCATGTACCTCGGCGACAACATCCTGAGGGAGGGCATAGTTAGACACAGGGAACACTTCGAGAAGGGAAACTACGACGCGAGCATACTCCTCACGGAGGTCCCAGACCCAAGGCAGTTTGGCGTCGCCGAGCTTAGCGAGGACGGAAAAACTATCAAGAGGCTTGTTGAGAAGCCAAAGAACCCGCCGAGCAACCTCGCCTTGGTCGGGATATACTTCTTCAAGCCTGTAATCCACGAGGCAGTCCAGAACATAAAGCCCTCCTGGAGAAACGAACTTGAGATTACCGACGCCATCCAGTGGCTCATCGACCACGGCTACAGGGTAGGATGGACCAAGGTTACGGGCTGGTGGAAGGACACGGGGAAGCCGGAGGACTTGCTTGACGCCAACCGGCTCATACTCGACGACTTGAAACCAGACGTGAGAGTTCAAACCGAGGCAAGGATTCATGGAAGGGTTGTCATCGGTGAGGGAAGCGAGATAGACGAGAACACGGTCATAAAAGGTCCGGTAATAATCGGTAGAAACGTCAGAATCAGGAACTCATACATAGGGCCGTACACCAGCATCGGCGACAACGTCATCATCGAGAACACAGAAATAGAAGACTCAATAGTCCTCCCGGACAGTGAAATTCGGAACGCAGGCAGAATCGTCGAAAGCGTCATTGGCAGAGGCGTTAAGATTCAAAAGGGCAACACACACCCCTTTGGAAAGAAACTCGTCGTTGGTGACAATTCAAGGATAATACTGTGA
- the rfbB gene encoding dTDP-glucose 4,6-dehydratase — translation MKLLVTGGMGFIGSNFIRYVLKEHSDWEIINLDKLGYGSNPANLRDLEDDPRYTFVKGDIADFELIKELVKQVDAVVNFAAESHVDRSISSPDHFIRSNVMGVYTILEAIRKENPEVRLVHISTDEVYGDILEGSFREEDALKPSSPYSATKAAADSLVLGWARTYNLNASITRCTNNYGPYQFPEKLIPKTIIRASMGLKVPIYGTGQNVRDWIYVEDHVRAVERVLLKGEPREIYNVSAGEEKTNLEVVKTILRLLGKDESLIEFVEDRPGHDLRYSLDSWKITRDLKWRPKVSFEEGIRLTVEWYLKNEDWWRLLVNEKVLHPTPWKLGW, via the coding sequence ATGAAACTCCTTGTAACGGGAGGAATGGGTTTCATAGGGAGCAACTTCATCCGCTACGTCCTTAAAGAGCATTCTGACTGGGAGATAATCAACCTTGACAAACTCGGCTACGGTTCGAACCCAGCCAACCTGAGAGACCTTGAAGACGACCCTCGCTACACCTTTGTGAAGGGTGACATAGCGGACTTCGAACTCATAAAAGAGCTCGTAAAGCAGGTTGACGCAGTCGTAAACTTTGCCGCTGAAAGCCACGTGGACAGGAGCATCTCAAGTCCCGACCACTTCATAAGGAGCAACGTGATGGGCGTTTACACAATCCTTGAGGCAATACGAAAGGAGAACCCAGAGGTGAGACTCGTCCATATAAGCACAGACGAGGTCTACGGGGACATACTGGAGGGTTCATTTAGAGAGGAGGACGCGCTGAAGCCTTCCTCCCCCTACTCAGCGACGAAAGCGGCCGCCGATTCCTTAGTCCTTGGATGGGCGAGAACTTATAATCTGAACGCATCAATAACTCGCTGTACCAACAACTACGGCCCATACCAGTTTCCAGAGAAGCTCATACCCAAGACGATAATACGAGCGAGTATGGGGCTCAAAGTTCCAATCTATGGAACTGGTCAGAATGTGAGGGACTGGATTTATGTGGAGGACCATGTGAGAGCTGTCGAGAGAGTTCTGCTGAAGGGCGAACCAAGGGAAATCTACAACGTTTCTGCCGGAGAGGAGAAGACAAACCTTGAAGTCGTCAAGACGATTCTCAGGCTTCTCGGCAAGGATGAATCACTCATAGAGTTCGTTGAGGACAGGCCCGGACACGATTTGAGGTACTCCCTTGATTCATGGAAAATAACGAGGGACTTAAAGTGGCGTCCAAAGGTGAGCTTCGAGGAAGGTATAAGGCTGACGGTTGAGTGGTACCTGAAGAACGAGGACTGGTGGAGACTGCTGGTGAATGAAAAAGTTCTCCACCCGACGCCGTGGAAGCTAGGGTGGTAA